Proteins encoded in a region of the Quercus lobata isolate SW786 chromosome 8, ValleyOak3.0 Primary Assembly, whole genome shotgun sequence genome:
- the LOC115957203 gene encoding uncharacterized protein LOC115957203: MEKHLEVVYCTCLNYVEIFDTSLISFKYAGLDIDLFIENVPLLVDLYIGVGKGNLDRPFLDDYLSQFSGCLSQLQVLTLELIDGFVDEVYSEFFPPLNNLKKLVLEVGAWGEDHLLGLTPLINACPYLQILELKMPWINVEDHDRRKMRGGIKCPHKYLKVLEIYGYAGRTCEFEFVMYFIRNAVALEKILIDPRDQIVKRTPFASANLKIERTARRLAKSQLEARVPPSIQLVIL, encoded by the exons ATGGAG AAACACTTGGAGGTAGTCTACTGCACTTGCTTAAATTATGTTGAGATCTTTGACACAAGCCTTATATCATTTAAGTATGCGGGGTTGGATATAGACTTGTTTATAGAAAATGTGCCATTGCTTGTTGATCTTTATATCGGTGTGGGAAAAGGAAATCTCGATAGACCGTTCCTAGATGACTACCTCTCCCAGTTCTCTGGCTGTCTTTCTCAGCTACAAGTACTTACTCTTGAATTAATTGATGGCTTTGTG GATGAAGTATACAGTGAATTTTTTCCTCCATTAAATAATCTTAAAAAGTTGGTATTAGAAGTTGGAGCATGGGGAGAGGACCATCTCCTTGGACTCACTCCCTTGATAAATGCATGCCCTTACTTGCAGATACTTGAGTTGAAG ATGCCATGGATAAATGTCGAAGATCATGACAGAAGAAAAATGAGGGGGGGTATCAAATGCCCACATAAATACCTCAAGGTGTTGGAAATTTACGGATATGCTGGACGCACATGTGAATTTGAGTTTGTCATGTACTTTATTAGGAATGCTGTGGCActtgagaaaattttgattgatccTCGCGATCAAATTGTCAAGCGAACTCCCTTCGCGAGTGCTAATTTGAAGATCGAACGAACTGCAAGACGTCTTGCCAAGAGCCAGCTTGAAGCAAGGGTACCCCCATCCATCCAGTTGGTAATATTGTAA